The Pelosinus sp. IPA-1 genome includes the window GCAACCGAGAAAAATAATAGTAGGAATAATCTCAATTTAAAAAAATAAAGTGTGATAGTGATACTTTAATAAAAGGAGATGTTTATGGCAACAGGAAAGAGAAAAGGAAAAACAAAAATTTGGTTATTTGTCATTTCGGTTATATTAATTGCTATTTTCTATGCCAAGGTTAGTCAAGACTCCAACCAACAGATTCCTCCAAAGCACACTATAGAGAAGACTGGTTCAGGAGCTGTAGTTGATTTCACAGAAACAACAAAAAAAATTCATACCGCTGTTGATGCTGCCTTGCAAAAAAGTCAATTTCCTGTAAGGGATACCAAAGAAATAACAAAAGAAATACCGCGTCAAAAAGTGGAAGGTACCATTCGTTGGCATACAAGGCAAGTGCTTGTGACTGTGCCAGCTGATGTATCTGCTGAAACAATGAAGCAACGAATGAATTCCGCAATTCAAAGTGCTGGGGGTCAAGTGCTATCTACTCAGCCTGATACGTATCAAGGATTAGCAGTGGTGCGCCTTGATATTGGCTTAAGGGATAAACTAGAGCAAGAAGATCTTACAATCATTAGTGATAGGGTATATCTTACTAAAGAAAAAGGTGCTGCCCCTGAGCCAACTAATGTGCCCGAAACAAAAGGAGAGGGAAAAGTTCGTGGAAAAATGGCACTTGTCATTGATGATTTTGGCTATAATCAAGAAACTATTAGTGCCTACGCAGCCATTAACCGTCCCCTTACCTTTGCTGTAATACCTTATCGACCTTTTAGTAATGAGGCTGCGTCTAGGGGATTAAGTTCAGGGCATCAAGTTATCTTACATTTACCTATGGAACCATTAGACCAAGGTGCTCAGTCAGAAGCACTGACGGTTACCGTCGCTATGAGTGATAAAGAGATACAGACAATGGTGCAGAAAGCGATTGATACAGTGCCTGGGCTAATTGGGGTTAATAATCACCAAGGGTCAAGGGCCACTGCAGACAAGCGGGTTATGAAAGATGTACTAAGTGTTTTAAAAGCTAATAACTTGTTTTTTGTTGATAGTCGTACCAATGGTCAATCCGTCGCTGCTGAAACTGCGAGGCAAATGGGTATACAAGCTGGGGAAAATGAATTGTTTATTGATAATACAAACGAAGTCAGTGCAGTAAAAGCAAAATTACGTACCGCACAAGAGATGGCAATAAAACATGGTTCCGTAACTGTTATCGGTCATGCTCGCATGACAACAGCTACAGCGGTAAGTGAAATGATACCCGAATTAGAGGCAGCAGGTATACAATTGGTTTTTGTTTCCCAACTTTTGAGGTGAAGAAATTAGATACTTCAGAAAATTGCGATATACAAATAGTAGGGTCTTATAATATAATAAAGAGAGCATGAAATAAAAAGACTTGAACTTTTCTTAGGCAGCAGCTTAGGGCATAGGACAAGTCTTTTTTTTAGATATAAGTATATGGTTACATTATCCAATCGGTCTAGACGTAAGGTTAGGGTAAAAAAAGGAGATGAAAATATGCCGAATGAGTTAGATTCCTCACGTATTCTAGCGATTGTTGAGGAAAAGGGGAAATCAAAGGAACATTTATTATCAATCCTTTTGGCAATTCAAAATGCATCAGGTAAAAATTATGTACAGGAAGAGTGGGCTAAAATTGTTGCTGCTGAACTAAACTTATCTCTTAGCATGGTTTATGATGTTTTAACTTTTTATTCTATGTTTTCGACAAAACCTCGAGGTAGGCATGTGATTGAGATTTGTAAGAGTACTCCTTGTTATATTAGTAAATCGGATGTAATAGCAAAAATTTTTGAGAAACATTTAGGTATCAAAGTTGGAGAAACAACGCAGGATCAACAATTTACTTTGCAGTATACTGCCTGTGTTGGGGCCTGTGATATAGGGCCAGTCGCAAAGATTGGTGAGGAAATATATGGGAATTTAACCGAAGATAAGATTAACAGCATAATTATAAAGTATCAGGGGGAATAGGTTATGGAAAAAATAGTTAAGTTAATTTCTCAAAGATGTAATAAAATAACCCCTGCATCTGTGGAGGAATATTGTAAAGCTAATGGATTTAATGGCCTTAAAAAAGCTTTTACAATGAAACCTGCTGATATTGTTGCTGAAATTAAAAAAGCGAGGCTGCTTGGGCGAGGTGGTGCAGCGTATCCTGCAGGGGCCAAATGGGAGCATTTACTGGAGATACCTGAGTTTCCTAAGTATATTGTTTGTAACGCAGATGAGGGGGAACCCGGCACATTTAAAGATAAATTATTATTAAGCCAAGATCCTTTGGGAATCATTGAAGGGATGACCATTGCTGGTTATGTTTTTAATTCTAATGATGGCTATATTTATATTCGTGGTGAATACGCAGCCATTCAACGGAATTTTCAAGAAGCCATTAATCATGCCATAGCGAGGGGATATTTAGGGAATAATATTTTAGATACAGGTTTTAGTTTTCATATTCATATTGTGACAGGAGCAGGCGCCTATGTATGCGGGGAGAATTCAGCCCTTTTAAATTCTATAGAAGGAAAGGCTGGACGGCCTAGAATCAAACCGCCTCATTTGGCAGAAGTAGGACTGTTTTCGCTGCCAACCTTAGTGAATAATGTAGAAAGTTTTGCTAACATTCCAGTGATTGTTCAATTGGGTGGTGAAAAATACCTTAGCTATGGGACAAAAGATAGTGGTGGGACAAAATTAGTATGTTTGTCAGGTCACGTAGCAAAACGAGGAGTATATGAGGTTCCTTTTGGTGTAACACTTCGTGATATTATTTATGATAAAGAAATTGGCGGTGGTACAACACAGGGGCAAAAACTCAAGTTCTTTCATTTAGGTGGGCAATCAGGTCCTTGTGGGATCCCTGATCAGTTAGATACTATATATTGCTATAAAGCGCTACGTTCTGCTGGACTAAGTGTCGGTTCTGGTGCAGTTGTTGTGATGGATGAATCGGTGTGTGTTGTTGATTATCTAAAGAAAGTTACTGAATTCTTTATTCATGAATCCTGCGGGAAATGTACGCCTTGTCGTGAAGGAAATTGGCAATTGTTTAAAATTCTATGCAAGTTTCAAGAAGGTTTGGCGGTGGAAGAAGACTTTGCAGTAATGAAACGCTTAGCGGATGCAATGACCAATGCATCATTTTGTGGGTTAGGACAATCTGCTGCAGTAGCTCTTACGAGTTGCTTGAAATATTTTAAGGATGAGTTTAAAGCCCATAGTAAGAAACAATGTCCTGCTGGCCATTGTTTTATCGATGAGAGGGGTGAATAATATGCAGCATGTAGAAAGTGGAAGAAATGAAGTGACATTGATGATTGATGGGCTTTCCGTGACAGTACCAGAGGGAACTCTAATTATTGATGCCGCTAAGAAGGTTGGAGTTCAGATTCCTGTACTTTGCTATCACCCAGACCTTGCAGTACGAGCCACTTGTCGAGTTTGCTTAGTAGAAATAAAAGGGCAAAAGAAACTAAAAACTGCTTGCAGTAATGAAGTATGGGAAGGCGCTGAAATTATTACAAACAGTAAGATAGTAAGAGATACTAGAAAAACTGTATTAGAACTTATTTTAGCATCTCATCCACAAGACTGTCTGCATTGTATTCGTAGTGGTAATTGCGAGCTGCAGCAATTAGCAACAACTTTTGGCATTGGTAAACCAGTGTTTGAGCCGGTGATTAATGGCGAAAATAAACTGCCAATTGATAAAGGAAATCCTTCAATTGTGCGTGATGCAAATAAGTGTATAAAGTGTGGCCGTTGTGTTGCTGTTTGTCAAGAGATACAAGGTGTTGGGGCAATTAATATAGCCAATCGTTCTAGAAAATACGAGATTAGTACTGCTTATGACAAAAAACTAGAGGAGAGTCCTTGTGTTTTTTGTGGACAATGCATTGCAGTATGCCCTGTTGGCGCACTTTATGAAAAGAATAATACAGATGAGGTGTGGGAAGCTCTTGATGATGAAGAAAAACATGTAATCGTACAGGTTGCACCTGCCGTAAGAGTAGCCTTAGGGGAAGAGTTTGGTATGGAACGTGGCAGTATCAGCACAGGTAAAATGGTAACTGCCCTGCGTCGTTTAGGCTTTGACAAGGTTTTTGATACCAATTTTGCTGCAGATGTTACGATTATGGAGGAAGGCAACGAACTCTTAGAACGAATACAGCATCATGGTGTTTTGCCTCTCATTACCTCTTGTAGTCCTGGATGGGTAAATTTTGTCGAAACTTTTTATCCCGAATTATTGCCTCATGTTTCCACCTGTAAATCGCCACAGCAAATTTTTGGTGCATTGGCAAAAACTTATTATGCGCAAAAAACAGGTATTTCACCGGATAAGATTTTTGTGGTTTCTATTATGCCTTGTACCGCTAAAAAATATGAGAGTTCCCGACCTGAAATGAATGGCAGTGGCTATCGTGATGTGGATATAGTAGTAACAACTCGTGAACTTGCTAGGATGATAAAAGAAGCCGGCATTGAATTTAGGGCCCTAGAGGATGAGAATTTTGATGATCCTATGGGGATTTCTACAGGTGCAGGAGCCATTTTTGGCACAACAGGGGGCGTAATGGAAGCGGCTTTGCGGACCGTATACGAAATGGTCACTGGGCAAGAATTGAAGCAACTCGATTTTAAAATGGTACGGGGCCTTACAGGAATTAAGGAAGCTGAAATTGATCTTAATGGTTTAAAAGTAAAAGTAGCAGTTGCTAACGGTTTGAAAAATGCAAGATTGCTAATGGAGAAAATTAAAACGGGTGAGTGTAACTATACCTTTATTGAAATTATGGGGTGTCTCGGTGGCTGCATTGGGGGCGGGGGCCAACCAATAACGAGTCAGACGGGGGCGAAGGGGAACCGCATGGAAGGTTTATATCAAATTGATCGTGATTCGGTGATTAGGCAGTCTCATAAAAATCCTGCAGTGATTACGTTATATGAAGATTTTTTAGGAAAGCCTCTAAGCCCTAAATCTCACTCATTACTGCATACTCATTACCTAGCAAGAAAAAAATAAAAATTTTGTTTTCTTCATAAGATCTTCATATTGTTTTGGTATTGTCTTGGGTTTTTATTTCCTAGGGATCTTTTTACAAATGGGAATCTCCGTTGTTCCACATATTGAGTGGCGAGGGATTGCGGATATCATTGCCGTAGGCTCTTATCTCAGTGGAGTAATTCCTCTGTTTGGAATCGCATTATTAGAGTTAGGGGTAATTGGTCGTGGAAAATCAGAGTCAGAAAAGATGAAACTTCATTTTATTTTATTGACAGTATTTTTGATTGTAGCCCATATTGCGATGATATTTGGTATGGTGGATCCTGCAATACTAAGCTGGAATCCAAATAATCAAGTAATGCCAATGCACCATCATAATTAATAAAAAAATCAAATCGGTGCTTGCTATTTTTATATTTCCATGTTATTATTTAGTCAAGCACCATCCTTACAAGTGACTTAAGTAACTGCCAAGAGTGTTGGAATCCAGTTTCCAGTCTTAGCAACTAGTTAGTCGGTTATAGGTAGAGTGTTTTTTGTTTTAAAATTTCCTAGTAGGTAAAAGCCTAAATCCTCTTCTCCCTATGAATGGTGAATTGAAGATTGCTCAAGTGACCATGGTGAAGTAGTTAGTTAGTTAATAAGTTTCGTCCTGAAAGGTTGATGTTGAGATTTGTCTCAGGTAAACAGAATGTAAGGATGGTTGCTTTTTGAGAGAAGGTTAAATGCCTTCTCTCTTTATTTTGTCTATAAGAGTTAAAGAGCAATAGGGTTATCATGTATACAAGGAATAAGGCAAAAACTCAAGAGAAGGGCTTGACAGTTTAGGCTAAATTCAGTTATTATATAGATAATATGATAATGAGAATTGGTATCAGGCAAGTGAAAGGAGAAATGTAGAATGGCTAAAGTACTTAGTGATTTACTCCCTGGAGAAAAAGGAGTAGTCAAAAAGGTAGCTGGCAATAGCATGATAAAGCGACGCATCATCGATATGGGTGTTGTGGCGGGTACGATAATTGAAGTTCAAAAATTTGCGCCTTTAGGTGATCCTATGGAAATAAAAGTAAAAGGCTTTAATCTCTCGTTACGGAAAAATGAAGCCGAGATGATTGAACTTGAAATGGCCTAAGGAATAGGGGGTATTGCTATGCCACTAGTATTTGCGAGAATTGGACAAAAGTGCATAATAAAAGATTTTGCCTGTTCTTGTGCGATGCGTATGCGCATGGTAAATATGGGCCTTGTTCCTGGATGCTCTGTAGAAGTTATGAATAGTGTCAACGGTACTTTATTGGTGAAGGTTGGTCAGTCTAGAATAATGTTAGAAAACTGTCTAGCACATCAAATTCATGTACATTAAAAAAAATACAACATGACTGAGAATGATAATTGGTTTCATAAAAATGTCTTGATAAAGGGGAATGATGATGGTAGGCAAAAAGGTAACAGTAGCACTGGTTGGTAACCCGAATTCCGGTAAAACCACCATTTTTAATAATTTAACAGGGGGACGTCAACATGTAGGAAATTATCCTGGCGTTACTGTTGAGAAAAAAGAAGGATATCGAAATCTAGGTGAGAATGAGTTTTCCATTATTGATTTGCCTGGTACTTATAGTTTAACAGCATACTCTCAAGAAGAAGTAGTAACTCGCAATTTTATTGTAAATGATAAACCAGATGTGGTCATTGATATTTTAGATACATCAAATTTGGAACGTAATTTATATTTAACCGTGCAATTATTAGAATTAGGTCATCCCCTAATACTAGCGTTAAACATGGTGGATGTAGCGGAAGCTGCAGGGTTAAAAATTAATGATGCAAGGTTATCACAATGTTTAAATGGTATTCCCGTTGTACGTACGATTGGTGTACGTAAAGAAGGTATGGAATCTATCTTGCATAATGCAATGCAGGCAAGTGGCAGTAAGTTAGCTAGTGGTTTTAAATTAGATTATGGTGTTCATGTCGAAGAAGCATTGCAAAAATTAGAATCTTTATTGCTGCCATTACATAAGGAAATTAACTTTTCTGAGAGATGGCTAGCATTAAAATTACTTGAGAATGACTCCAATATTATTGAATCTCTTAGAAAACTGCCGAATTCCAATGAAATTATGGCATCTTGTAGGACAATTAGAGAAGAATTGGTAAAAGAATTAGGCGAGGATATTGAAGTTTTTATTGCAGGGCAGCGTTATCAGTTCGTTGGCAAAGTTTTTCAACAAGTTGCTGATACTAGAAGTTTAACGACGATGACTACATCAGATAAAATCGATAAGGTTTTGACTAATCGAATGTTCGGTTTGCCTATATTTTTTGCATTGATGTGGTTAGTGTTTAACTTAGTATTCACAATTGGAGATATTCCTTCTGGTTGGATTGAAACGGGAATGGGCAAGTTTGGTGAATATATTGGAGATATCATGGGGGATGGCCCTCTGAAGTCTTTAATAGTTGATGGTATAATTGGCGGTGTGGGTAGCGTTCTTACCTTTGTCCCTGGAATTTTACTATTATTCTTAGCGATTGCTTTACTGGAAGACACGGGTTATATGGCTAGAGCAGCCTTTATTATGGATAGGCTGATGCGTAGATTTGGTTTACATGGTAAATCCTTTATTCCTCTCATGTTAGGGTTTGGTTGCAGTGTTTCTGCTATTATGGGAACGAGAACCCTGGAAAATCCTCGGGATCGAATTATTACTATATTGATTTCGCCACTCATGAGT containing:
- a CDS encoding divergent polysaccharide deacetylase family protein → MATGKRKGKTKIWLFVISVILIAIFYAKVSQDSNQQIPPKHTIEKTGSGAVVDFTETTKKIHTAVDAALQKSQFPVRDTKEITKEIPRQKVEGTIRWHTRQVLVTVPADVSAETMKQRMNSAIQSAGGQVLSTQPDTYQGLAVVRLDIGLRDKLEQEDLTIISDRVYLTKEKGAAPEPTNVPETKGEGKVRGKMALVIDDFGYNQETISAYAAINRPLTFAVIPYRPFSNEAASRGLSSGHQVILHLPMEPLDQGAQSEALTVTVAMSDKEIQTMVQKAIDTVPGLIGVNNHQGSRATADKRVMKDVLSVLKANNLFFVDSRTNGQSVAAETARQMGIQAGENELFIDNTNEVSAVKAKLRTAQEMAIKHGSVTVIGHARMTTATAVSEMIPELEAAGIQLVFVSQLLR
- a CDS encoding NAD(P)H-dependent oxidoreductase subunit E, giving the protein MPNELDSSRILAIVEEKGKSKEHLLSILLAIQNASGKNYVQEEWAKIVAAELNLSLSMVYDVLTFYSMFSTKPRGRHVIEICKSTPCYISKSDVIAKIFEKHLGIKVGETTQDQQFTLQYTACVGACDIGPVAKIGEEIYGNLTEDKINSIIIKYQGE
- a CDS encoding NADH-ubiquinone oxidoreductase-F iron-sulfur binding region domain-containing protein, producing MEKIVKLISQRCNKITPASVEEYCKANGFNGLKKAFTMKPADIVAEIKKARLLGRGGAAYPAGAKWEHLLEIPEFPKYIVCNADEGEPGTFKDKLLLSQDPLGIIEGMTIAGYVFNSNDGYIYIRGEYAAIQRNFQEAINHAIARGYLGNNILDTGFSFHIHIVTGAGAYVCGENSALLNSIEGKAGRPRIKPPHLAEVGLFSLPTLVNNVESFANIPVIVQLGGEKYLSYGTKDSGGTKLVCLSGHVAKRGVYEVPFGVTLRDIIYDKEIGGGTTQGQKLKFFHLGGQSGPCGIPDQLDTIYCYKALRSAGLSVGSGAVVVMDESVCVVDYLKKVTEFFIHESCGKCTPCREGNWQLFKILCKFQEGLAVEEDFAVMKRLADAMTNASFCGLGQSAAVALTSCLKYFKDEFKAHSKKQCPAGHCFIDERGE
- a CDS encoding NADH-dependent [FeFe] hydrogenase, group A6, coding for MQHVESGRNEVTLMIDGLSVTVPEGTLIIDAAKKVGVQIPVLCYHPDLAVRATCRVCLVEIKGQKKLKTACSNEVWEGAEIITNSKIVRDTRKTVLELILASHPQDCLHCIRSGNCELQQLATTFGIGKPVFEPVINGENKLPIDKGNPSIVRDANKCIKCGRCVAVCQEIQGVGAINIANRSRKYEISTAYDKKLEESPCVFCGQCIAVCPVGALYEKNNTDEVWEALDDEEKHVIVQVAPAVRVALGEEFGMERGSISTGKMVTALRRLGFDKVFDTNFAADVTIMEEGNELLERIQHHGVLPLITSCSPGWVNFVETFYPELLPHVSTCKSPQQIFGALAKTYYAQKTGISPDKIFVVSIMPCTAKKYESSRPEMNGSGYRDVDIVVTTRELARMIKEAGIEFRALEDENFDDPMGISTGAGAIFGTTGGVMEAALRTVYEMVTGQELKQLDFKMVRGLTGIKEAEIDLNGLKVKVAVANGLKNARLLMEKIKTGECNYTFIEIMGCLGGCIGGGGQPITSQTGAKGNRMEGLYQIDRDSVIRQSHKNPAVITLYEDFLGKPLSPKSHSLLHTHYLARKK
- a CDS encoding DUF6803 family protein, with the protein product MVLGFYFLGIFLQMGISVVPHIEWRGIADIIAVGSYLSGVIPLFGIALLELGVIGRGKSESEKMKLHFILLTVFLIVAHIAMIFGMVDPAILSWNPNNQVMPMHHHN
- a CDS encoding ferrous iron transport protein A encodes the protein MAKVLSDLLPGEKGVVKKVAGNSMIKRRIIDMGVVAGTIIEVQKFAPLGDPMEIKVKGFNLSLRKNEAEMIELEMA
- a CDS encoding FeoA family protein produces the protein MPLVFARIGQKCIIKDFACSCAMRMRMVNMGLVPGCSVEVMNSVNGTLLVKVGQSRIMLENCLAHQIHVH
- the feoB gene encoding ferrous iron transport protein B codes for the protein MVGKKVTVALVGNPNSGKTTIFNNLTGGRQHVGNYPGVTVEKKEGYRNLGENEFSIIDLPGTYSLTAYSQEEVVTRNFIVNDKPDVVIDILDTSNLERNLYLTVQLLELGHPLILALNMVDVAEAAGLKINDARLSQCLNGIPVVRTIGVRKEGMESILHNAMQASGSKLASGFKLDYGVHVEEALQKLESLLLPLHKEINFSERWLALKLLENDSNIIESLRKLPNSNEIMASCRTIREELVKELGEDIEVFIAGQRYQFVGKVFQQVADTRSLTTMTTSDKIDKVLTNRMFGLPIFFALMWLVFNLVFTIGDIPSGWIETGMGKFGEYIGDIMGDGPLKSLIVDGIIGGVGSVLTFVPGILLLFLAIALLEDTGYMARAAFIMDRLMRRFGLHGKSFIPLMLGFGCSVSAIMGTRTLENPRDRIITILISPLMSCSAKLPVYTVLIAAFFDADIAGNVLFSIYVIGIILSMIVASLFRKTVLKGESEPFVMELPPYRIPTLKSVVIHMWERGSLYVKKAGTIILAASILMWFLTNYPTNVEYSTNYEALIVQAEANYTQQVEEEVLAPFAIEDVEANEQLAGLIGQIQDIEKNFEEQTKELEEDSSEYVALEADKTEKLAQIELGNPEIYPSAAKYVELTSGLEETKEKITNQKAGEKLEKSYAGQFGKFVEPAIRPLGFDWRVGVSLVAGVSAKEVIISTMGTIYSLGATDETSATLKHALAEDKNLNPLVAYSLMIFVLIYSPCLAALAVMKRETGSWKWPAISMIYSTTLAYIVTFIVYQGGKLLGFGG